One part of the Pseudopipra pipra isolate bDixPip1 chromosome 3, bDixPip1.hap1, whole genome shotgun sequence genome encodes these proteins:
- the MCFD2 gene encoding multiple coagulation factor deficiency protein 2 isoform X2: MGGEQGRGARRVKGNPGMVSREWCPACASPGARATAQTRPTEITMAQRLFRSHLLFCFLAAFFISALAEEHVGESQHANIRLDKNLVQDKEHIMEHLEGVIEKPETEMSPQELQLHYFKMHDYDGNNLLDGLELATAISHVHKEEGGEHTQAMKEEELINLIDDVLRDDDKNNDGYIDYAEFAKSLE; the protein is encoded by the exons atgggaggggagcaggggcgGGGCGCGCGCCGGGTCAAGGGTAATCCGGGGATGGTGTCCCGGGAATGGTGTCCCGCCTGCGCCTCTCCCGGAGCCCGCGCCACGGCCCAGACCCGCCCGACG GAGATCACAATGGCCCAAAGGTTGTTTAGATCACATTTGCTCTTCTGCTTTCTGGCTGCATTCTTCATCTCTGCCCTTGCTGAAGAACACGTAGGAGAGAGTCAACATGCAAATATTCGCCTCGATAAGAATTTGGTACAAGATAAAGA gCACATCATGGAACACTTGGAAGGTGTCATTGAGAAACCAGAAACTGAGATGTCTCCACAAGAGTTGCAGCTCCATTACTTCAAAATGCATGATTATGATGGCAATAATTTGTTAGATGGGTTAGAGCTTGCTACTGCTATATCACATGTCCACAAGGAG gAAGGTGGTGAGCATACCCAAGCAATGAAAGAAGAAGAGCTGATTAATCTAATAGATGATGTCTTAAGAGATGATGATAAGAACAATGATGGATACATTGACTATGCAGAATTTGCAAAATCACTGGAATAA
- the MCFD2 gene encoding multiple coagulation factor deficiency protein 2 isoform X1, with amino-acid sequence MAQRLFRSHLLFCFLAAFFISALAEEHVGESQHANIRLDKNLVQDKEHIMEHLEGVIEKPETEMSPQELQLHYFKMHDYDGNNLLDGLELATAISHVHKEEGGEHTQAMKEEELINLIDDVLRDDDKNNDGYIDYAEFAKSLE; translated from the exons ATGGCCCAAAGGTTGTTTAGATCACATTTGCTCTTCTGCTTTCTGGCTGCATTCTTCATCTCTGCCCTTGCTGAAGAACACGTAGGAGAGAGTCAACATGCAAATATTCGCCTCGATAAGAATTTGGTACAAGATAAAGA gCACATCATGGAACACTTGGAAGGTGTCATTGAGAAACCAGAAACTGAGATGTCTCCACAAGAGTTGCAGCTCCATTACTTCAAAATGCATGATTATGATGGCAATAATTTGTTAGATGGGTTAGAGCTTGCTACTGCTATATCACATGTCCACAAGGAG gAAGGTGGTGAGCATACCCAAGCAATGAAAGAAGAAGAGCTGATTAATCTAATAGATGATGTCTTAAGAGATGATGATAAGAACAATGATGGATACATTGACTATGCAGAATTTGCAAAATCACTGGAATAA